A single region of the Triticum dicoccoides isolate Atlit2015 ecotype Zavitan chromosome 2B, WEW_v2.0, whole genome shotgun sequence genome encodes:
- the LOC119361625 gene encoding disease resistance protein Pik-2-like, translating into MEMVVGASEATMKSLLSKLGGLLAHEYALIRGVRGDIQYINDEMASMQAFLVDLAPRGHDSRMKDWMKQIRDVTYDIEDCVDDFAHRLPHDPAAGGDVCCAFIVSPVYEIWTWRPRRTIASSIAELKVRAQQIGERRTRYGVENPKTLEGAPPVGGFDVAEYQHTPLALVGTKKPVGVEEEMKELGKWLTLQQPASSDPASSQAEAPKQAHAVLSIVGFGGVGKTTIAMALYQEYGDQFDRRAMVTVSQSSDIDAILQTILSQVRPQSKDDSEQQGSCGGGPSGKKRLMAAIGTVCASIMPKCREQRGGSTSQTTRNLKQQLEEYLDGKSYLLLVDDVWSTSMWEKIKFSLPKSKKGSRVIVTTRFQAVASLCRRDNGDHIHKVVVLNKDKSKDLFMTESEISKEAKNKIPEILWQMCGGLPLAIVTMAGHATCNADKLATKWSELCNALVPDSGKALGQDGVTRILYHCYNDMPGEIRTCSLYLCIFPKGRRVSRKRLTRRWLAEGFVSEKDGLSTEDVADAYFNYLVRRKIIRAVDHSSNGKVKSYQVHDMVLEYIVSKASEENFVTVVGGHWFMAPPSNKVRRLSLQGGDLKHKKTMESMNLSHVRSLTMFGSLAELPSNSLKFGIVQVLDLNGCKDFKQHHAKEICKMLLLKYLSLRRTDIDKIPKKIGKLQYLETLDIRETNVTELPNTICQLERVENILGGNKRTRKALKLPEDLKKGTMKNLRILSGIEIVEGPATVADFHHLTDLRKLTIYRLKIKKGGKLFGELSSSIEYLGGYSLHTLVIDDESCEFLKSLGALSSPPKFLNALELSGKLVELPAWITELDALTKLTLSVTMLTSAVLAQLSKLKTLFSLTFSITASKQDQEITAIIEKNKEHSDGEIIVPAGGFENLELLRILAPSVPLLSFRGNALPKLERLELRFSMLEGLYGLENLKKLKEVHLRVHKEAGEFTKSLVEDMATAAREGNKCPKIIVDQYYG; encoded by the exons ATGGAGATGGTGGTGGGCGCGTCGGAGGCGACGATGAAGTCGCTGCTGAGCAAGCTGGGCGGGCTGCTGGCGCACGAGTACGCGCTCATCCGCGGCGTCCGCGGCGACATCCAGTACATCAACGACGAGATGGCCAGCATGCAGGCCTTCCTCGTCGACCTCGCCCCCCGGGGCCACGACAGCCGGATGAAGGACTGGATGAAGCAGATCCGCGATGTCACCTACGACATCGAGGACTGCGTCGACGACTTCGCGCACCGCCTCCCGCACGACCCCGCCGCCGGCGGCGACGTCTGCTGCGCCTTCATCGTCTCCCCGGTCTACGAGATCTGGACCTGGCGGCCTCGCCGCACCATCGCCTCCTCCATCGCCGAGCTCAAGGTGCGCGCGCAGCAGATCGGGGAGCGCCGGACCAGATACGGCGTCGAGAACCCCAAGACCTTGGAGGGCGCACCTCCCGTCGGCGGATTCGATGTCGCCGAGTACCAGCACACCCCCCTTGCGCTCGTCGGCACCAAGAAGCCCGTCGGGGTGGAAGAGGAGATGAAGGAGCTCGGCAAGTGGCTGACATTGCAACAGCCTGCCTCCTCAGATCCTGCATCCTCCCAGGCGGAGGCTCCGAAGCAAGCCCATGCTGTGTTGTCCATCGTTGGCTTCGGAGGGGTCGGCAAGACGACCATCGCTATGGCCTTGTACCAGGAATACGGCGATCAATTTGACCGCCGGGCCATGGTCACCGTGTCACAGAGTTCTGACATTGATGCAATATTGCAGACCATACTCAGTCAAGTTAGGCCTCAGTCCAAAGATGATAGCGAACAGCAAGGCAGCTGCGGCGGCGGCCCCTCTGGGAAGAAACGCCTCATGGCTGCCATTGGAACAGTATGTGCTAGTATCATGCCCAAGTGCAGAGAGCAGCGAGGTGGTAGCACCTCCCAGACAACACGAAATCTCAAGCAGCAGTTGGAGGAGTACTTGGATGGAAAAAG TTACTTGCTCTTAGTTGATGATGTGTGGTCTACATCTATGTGGGAGAAGATAAAGTTTTCATTGCCTAAAAGTAAGAAAGGCAGTAGAGTAATAGTTACCACGCGGTTTCAAGCTGTTGCAAGTCTGTGCAGAAGAGATAACGGAGATCACATTCATAAAGTGGTCGTACTTAACAAGGACAAGTCTAAAGATTTATTCATGACTGAATCCGAAATTAGCAAAGAAGCCAAGAACAAAATTCCAGAAATACTCtggcaaatgtgtgggggtctgccaTTGGCCATAGTTACCATGGCTGGGCATGCCACCTGCAACGCAGACAAACTGGCAACTAAGTGGAGTGAACTTTGCAATGCACTGGTACCAGACTCCGGGAAAGCTCTTGGCCAGGACGGAGTCACAAGGATACTCTATCACTGCTACAATGATATGCCTGGTGAGATCAGGACTTGCTCCTTGTATCTATGCATATTTCCAAAGGGTCGCAGGGTCAGCAGGAAGCGGCTGACGAGGCGATGGCTAGCAGAGGGATTTGTCAGTGAGAAGGATGGGCTGAGTACGGAAGATGTTGCGGATGCATACTTCAATTATCTCGTAAGGAGAAAAATTATACGGGCTGTGGACCACAGCAGCAACGGCAAGGTGAAGAGCTACCAGGTGCACGACATGGTTCTTGAGTACATCGTATCCAAGGCAAGTGAGGAAAACTTCGTCACCGTGGTCGGCGGCCACTGGTTCATGGCGCCACCTAGCAACAAAGTCCGCAGGCTGTCTCTCCAAGGCGGTGACTTGAAGCACAAGAAAACAATGGAGAGCATGAATTTATCTCATGTCCGATCTCTGACCATGTTTGGGAGCTTGGCTGAACTTCCTTCTAATTCATTGAAGTTTGGAATTGTGCAAGTACTAGACCTCAATGGTTGCAAGGATTTCAAACAACATCATGCCAAGGAGATATGCAAGATGCTTCTACTCAAGTATCTAAGCCTCCGACGGACAGACATAGACAAGATTCCCAAGAAAATTGGAAAGCTCCAGTATCTGGAGACTCTTGATATAAGAGAGACCAATGTGACAGAGCTGCCGAACACCATCTGCCAGCTTGAACGAGTGGAGAACATACTTGGTGGGAACAAAAGAACACGGAAGGCACTGAAGCTTCCTGAAGATCTGAAGAAGGGAACAATGAAAAACCTGCGCATACTGTCAGGTATTGAGATCGTTGAGGGACCAGCTACAGTGGCAGACTTTCATCATCTAACTGATTTGAGGAAGCTCACCATTTACAGGCTCAAAATCAAGAAGGGTGGTAAGCTTTTCGGAGAACTGAGCTCCTCGATCGAGTACCTTGGTGGCTATTCTCTGCACACCTTGGTGATCGATGATGAGTCGTGTGAGTTTCTGAAATCACTAGGTGCTCTCTCTTCCCCTCCAAAGTTTCTCAATGCTCTTGAGCTGTCTGGCAAGCTAGTTGAGCTCCCAGCATGGATCACAGAGCTGGATGCCCTCACGAAGCTGACCCTCTCGGTGACCATGCTCACTTCCGCTGTTTTAGCCCAGTTGAGCAAGCTCAAGACATTGTTCTCGCTCACATTTTCAATTACTGCATCAAAGCAAGATCAGGAAATAACAGCCATCATCGAGAAAAACAAAGAGCACTCTGATGGAGAGATCATAGTTCCAGCCGGTGGATTTGAGAACCTCGAGCTACTTCGCATCCTGGCTCCTTCAGTGCCGCTGCTAAGCTTTCGAGGGAATGCTTTGCCAAAGCTCGAAAGGCTTGAGCTGCGGTTTAGCATGTTGGAGGGACTGTATGGCTTAGAAAACCTTAAAAAGCTCAAAGAGGTGCATCTCAGGGTGCACAAGGAAGCAGGCGAGTTTACCAAGTCATTAGTAgaagacatggcaactgcagccaGGGAAGGTAACAAGTGTCCAAAAATAATTGTTGATCAGTATTATGGGTGA
- the LOC119361626 gene encoding disease resistance protein Pik-2-like, whose product MDVEMGAMGSLFPELLELLLMDEYKLLKYEKKDLEHLSRQLKSMQFVLCKLAELPREQLDNQVLLWADNARELSYVIEKDVDDILVLMEEGKEFTKKMANLFTKGKARYQIAHTIRDIEQRVLNMPKRCNRSSKVDNVAPDILALPIRALDTEEGEVYADEGEIVGVEHARDELVQILYNGDSQLQILSIVGFGGLGKTILAKAVYDKLKMQFGCRAFVPVSRNPNMKKVFMHILYDLGKQSYLDNRAKDENQLLNEIKIFLRTKRYLIVIDDLWEANIWDIILLSLPSNDCGSRVITTTRVNKIAEKCCLKSKDLIYKIMPLGYQNSKRLFIKSCFNSENSCHDAFTEFDEILEICGGMPSAIITIASAIFSFSAKKIKETCEEMMKSLHFPRGDLQCMEALTRSLSYSYFDLPNTLRACLLYLAASTRNQIIQRDNLVRKWIAEGLIPEDNDSSREEVARRYFDELINRNVIQPVKYANFLGKETYEVTFMMLYVLRLISQEENFAKILSESEPHMKVMPIHLFIQCSDSKLLTITESMNLTNLRSVTMLGPANPVSFKQLKYVRVLDLDGCKDLVKSDMDDICLMIKLKYLSLKRTQVTEIPPEISNLQRLETLDVSWTQISNLPPQISKLQNLGTLDVSRTQVEELPKEVLQLPKLKHLHFGKSGCFGVKFPVGIDQLESVQVMGIVDSRACSASAIKDISELPELLELEVVLYDGADDMTRNDNLLVSVGKCSKLKSLTIYGDSNPSNELASESADFPQLDELKVEGRFVKVPGWIRQLRTLTLLVIRVCKLEANDLKIIGSLPCLSVLTLALVALPRKQVTIISSAGFAKLEVFCFDCPVPWVSFQEKAMPNLKQLQLKLYSGLADKLPSGIMFLERLSAVRLLCSSQHVASDCVFETVDVLREDAASHANLIELSINGDREIFLPNRSTDRRDAGAVSDASAGAVITEAEIVQVDDSE is encoded by the exons ATGGATGTTGAGATGGGGGCCATGGGCTCCCTCTTCCCTGAGCTGTTGGAGCTCCTCCTCATGGATGAGTATAAGCTGCTGAAGTACGAAAAGAAAGACCTCGAGCATCTCTCAAGACAGCTGAAGAGCATGCAGTTTGTCCTCTGCAAGTTGGCGGAGTTGCCGCGGGAACAGCTTGACAACCAGGTCTTGCTCTGGGCAGACAATGCCAGGGAGCTGTCATATGTCATCGAAAAAGatgtcgacgacattctggtccttATGGAAGAAGGCAAAGAGTTCACCAAGAAGATGGCCAACCTGTTCACAAAGGGCAAGGCTCGTTATCAGATTGCTCACACGATCAGAGACATTGAGCAACGGGTACTGAATATGCCCAAGAGGTGTAATAGAAGCAGCAAGGTTGATAATGTTGCACCTGATATACTGGCCCTGCCCATAAGAGCTCTTGACacagaggagggagaggtctatgcAGACGAGGGAGAGATCGTCGGCGTTGAGCATGCAAGGGACGAGCTTGTGCAGATTCTATACAATGGGGACAGTCAACTCCAGATACTCTCAATTGTTGGATTCGGGGGATTGGGTAAGACTATCCTTGCCAAAGCAGTGTATGATAAGCTTAAGATGCAGTTTGGTTGCAGAGCTTTCGTCCCTGTATCTCGGAATCCTAACATGAAGAAAGTATTCATGCACATTCTCTATGATCTTGGCAAGCAAAGCTATTTGGATAACAGAGCAAAGGATGAAAATCAGCtccttaatgaaattaaaattttccttcGGACCAAGAG GTACCTCATCGTAATTGATgatttatgggaagcaaatatttgGGATATCATCTTGTTGAGTTTACCGAGTAATGATTGCGGTAGCCGAGTAATTACTACAACTCGTGTTAATAAGATAGCTGAAAAATGTTGCTTAAAGAGCAAAGACTTGATATACAAAATTATGCCTCTTGGATACCAAAATTCCAAAAGATTGTTTATAAAGAGTTGTTTTAACTCAGAGAACAGTTGCCATGATGCATTTACTGAATTTGATGAGATCTTGGAAATCTGCGGCGGTATGCCTTCAGCAATAATAACCATTGCTTCAGCAATTTTTTCATTTTCTGCTAAAAAAATAAAGGAGACATGCGAAGAGATGATGAAGTCTCTACATTTTCCGCGCGGGGATTTACAGTGCATGGAAGCATTGACAAGGAGTCTGTCATATAGCTACTTCGACCTTCCCAACACTCTGAGGGCTTGCTTGCTGTACTTAGCTGCATCTACGAGGAACCAAATAATTCAGAGGGATAATTTGGTTAGGAAATGGATTGCTGAAGGACTTATCCCTGAAGATAATGACTCTAGTCGTGAGGAAGTGGCAAGGCGATACTTTGATGAGCTCATCAACCGGAATGTAATTCAGCCGGTGAAATATGCTAACTTTCTAGGAAAAGAGACCTATGAAGTTACCTTTATGATGCTCTATGTTCTTAGACTGATATCACAAGAAGAAAACTTTGCTAAAATTCTGTCCGAGTCTGAGCCACATATGAAAGTGATGCCCATCCATTTGTTTATACAATGTTCTGATTCAAAACTTCTGACTATCACAGAAAGCATGAATCTGACCAATCTTCGTTCTGTGACTATGCTTGGTCCTGCTAATCCGGTTTCATTCAAGCAGTTGAAGTATGTACGAGTGTTGGATCTAGATGGCTGCAAGGATTTAGTCAAGTCTGATATGGATGATATATGCCTAATGATCAAACTGAAGTACCTGAGTCTCAAGCGGACGCAAGTCACTGAAATCCCTCCAGAAATCTCGAATCTGCAACGTCTGGAAACTCTGGATGTAAGCTGGACACAGATCAGCAATTTACCTCCACAAATCAGTAAACTGCAAAATCTGGGGACTCTGGATGTAAGCCGGACACAAGTGGAAGAGCTTCCCAAGGAAGTTCTTCAGCTTCCTAAACTAAAACATCTGCATTTTGGTAAGAGTGGTTGCTTCGGAGTAAAGTTTCCTGTAGGAATCGACCAGTTGGAGTCAGTGCAGGTGATGGGCATTGTTGACTCCAGAGCATGCTCGGCAAGTGCTATCAAGGATATTAGCGAGCTGCCAGAATTATTGGAGCTTGAGGTTGTCCTGTATGATGGAGCTGATGACATGACACGGAATGATAATCTACTGGTTTCTGTAGGCAAGTGCAGCAAGCTTAAATCTCTGACAATTTATGGTGATTCCAATCCGAGCAACGAACTTGCTTCTGAATCCGCCGACTTTCCCCAACTTGACGAGCTAAAGGTGGAAGGACGATTTGTGAAAGTTCCAGGGTGGATTAGACAGCTCAGAACACTTACTCTTCTTGTTATCAGGGTCTGCAAACTAGAGGCGAATGATCTGAAGATAATCGGAAGCCTGCCGTGCCTGAGTGTTCTTACACTAGCACTGGTTGCcctcccaagaaagcaagtaacaaTCATCAGCAGTGCAGGTTTTGCGAAGCTTGAGGTCTTCTGTTTTGACTGCCCTGTGCCATGGGTAAGCTTTCAGGAGAAGGCTATGCCAAATCTGAAACAGCTCCAGTTGAAGCTCTATAGTGGGCTAGCAGATAAACTTCCATCAGGTATCATGTTCCTTGAGCGCCTCAGCGCGGTGAGGCTCCTGTGCTCTTCACAGCATGTAGCCAGTGACTGTGTCTTTGAGACAGTTGACGTTCTGAGGGAAGACGCTGCCAGCCATGCTAATCTGATCGAGCTTTCTATCAATGGCGACCGAGAGATTTTCCTGCCCAACAGAAGTACTGACAGAAgggatgctggagcagtatctgatGCAAGTGCTGGCGCAGTGATAACCGAAGCTGAAATCGTACAAGTCGATGACTCGGAGTGA